Part of the Triticum aestivum cultivar Chinese Spring chromosome 4D, IWGSC CS RefSeq v2.1, whole genome shotgun sequence genome is shown below.
GGTTGAGCCGACTCAAACAGGGTAGCAACACAGCCAAAGCAATCAACCACACCAAGAGATCTTATTTATGGTGGCCATCCGTCGTGTTCACAAACTAATATCGTGTATGAAGCTAAATCTATATAAAATTGTTGTTACCACCGTCAGTAAAACTCTGGTGTACTGATTTCTTTCACCTGCACGCTGCTATTTGTACAAGAGTACGCACTATAATTTGATTTCATTGACATAGATGCAATTTCTCTGTGATTAACAGATCCAAAGCTCCACTGAATTCATTAGCTACAGCGAACATACATAAAAAGAACTTGCTCAAAGGCAGTGTTTTATCAAAATACTGAATGAATAATGTCAACTAGACATTTGCACTAGTAACCACTCTGATTGACCCTTTCACTACACTACCAGGTTCAAAATCTGCAATAGGATTTAGGATAACCATAATAACTGATTTTTATGGAAAGGAAGAGCGATTACAGTATAATTTAGCCACATGGAACTAATACATGTCCAGAACAACAACCTGTGCTAGGTAAACAAGAACAGGGGTAACAACCTGTGCTAGGTTTACCAGGCATTGCTCTGAACTGAAAATCAACCAAGCAGGAGTGTAAGCACCAGCAAATTGAGCGGCATGATTCAAGCGGATTCAGAGGTACACAAACAAGTACTTCAGCCGGCAGAAGAGCCAATTCTTGGAGGAAGCACAAGCATGGTTTGAAGGCAACACTACCACCCATCTCCATCTGCTAATGACTCCGAGAACAGAGGAACATAAGGTAGAAATCGTTGTGTGTTCTTCTCAAGATTAAGGATACAACCAACTTTCTGATGTTGCATATCGTACGCTACCAAGGTACCACCTCCATGTGAAACCAGGAAAATGGTGTCGCAATCTGGATGAATCCCAACCACCCTGTACTTCTCCCCAGTCATGCTCATAAGCTCATCGATGCTGGCAGTATGCTTCAGAACCATTTCTTTACTGTCACAATCCTTGAGGCACCAGAGTTCTATCTCAGAAACTAGGATTTTATTGTAATCATCGACGGAAGATGCGGCATAGAGCAAGCACCCCTGCGACGATCCAATCGTACCAAATCTTCGACCGTACGGCATAGGGATAGTCCTCCGCACTTTACCTTGCATGTCAATCCCCAGGAGCACATGCTCGTTGCTGATGCCCTTCGGGTTGCCAATCACGTACATCATACCGCCGACAAAGACACCCTTACTATAGAAGAACAGCGCCACTTTCTCAACAATCCCACCATCTCTGCGACTCCAGGCTCCTGTTCGCGACGAGTAGATGTTCACTCCTGTCATGTACGTTTCCACTGTGGTCTCCTCAAAACAAAAAACGTGGAAATGGGACGAGACTGCCGGATCAAAAGCCAGGCCTGCCATACAGTTATATCTAAATCTGTCTGCCGGCGCCTGCGGTTGAGGGGGCAGCTCCACCCACCTCCCAGTGGCCGGATTGCACACAACAAAACGGAAATCGTCCTCTGCCAAAGCCCAAGGGTTCACCATGCTCTTGCTGGAGCTTAGGTAGAGAAGGAGGCCATTGCAGGCGTCCACCTGAGCCATGTCCTTGTACTTGCTAGGCTGCAGGTAAGGGAGGGAAGGGTCGAACGGGACTGCGCCGCAGGAGACGCTGGCGAAGTGGTGGCGATTCCGGCCGGCGGTGGTCGTGTAGAGGAAGCCGGCGAGGGTCTGGGGCAGCTTCTTGCGGTTGGCGGGGTCGGCAATGAGGTCGCGCCAGCGCACGGAGACGCACTTGAAGCGGTGGAGGGATCTGGCCGGGATGCGGGAGAGGATCTCCAGGATGAGGTCGTCGGTGAGCCGGCAGGCCGTGGCCGTCCCCGCCGGCGTCCCCGGATGGCTGTCCAGCCTCGACTTGTTGTTCCTCTCGAAGACCTCCCCTTTATCCGCCTCCTCCATGGATCGGAAGCGGGAGAGCCTAGGCAGGGGACAGGTAAGGTCTGGTGGATCTGCAATTGGAGAGAGGATATCATCGACCTGGCTTAGGAAAATTGACCCGGGAAGCAGCCGGCGGTGGTGACCGCCCTCGCCGTGGTGAGTCGGGAAAGGTGGTACCTTGGTttaggcggcggcgggcgacggagaTGCAGCCGGCGGCGCCTCGCTTCTCGGAGGACAGCGGCTCAGAAAAATCGACTCTTTAGAACGGCGAATGTGAATGCTGAACTCTTTTTTTTCCCCGAGGAAATGGAAGCTCTTGTTAGTTGTGGAAGAGTTGTGACTGTAGCGACTTTACGCACACTCGGAGCCCCGTGTCGCTCCCCGCGAGCGGCCCGggcgctaaccctagccgccgggcACCGCCGCCACCCAtcctcccctcctcccccgccgccgcccgggcaaagcccgtgtggtgtcggcggcggcgggctcttCCACTCCCGCTCGCGAGGTGGGCTGCGCGGGGCAGCTGTGCCAAGCGGAGGAGGCAGGCGCGAGGCGCGAGGCGTGTGGCTGTGCGCGGGCCGGCGCTGCTCAGCACGCCATGGCGGAGGGGTGGCTAGCGCGCGTGCCTCTGGCGCGAGGAGGAGGCAGGTCGCGGCGTAGGAGCCGTGGGCGCACGAGGTCTCCAGCCCGCGCGGATCTGGCGTCTCGAGGGCGCGCGCTGTGGCGGGGTGACCGCGTCCGGAGGAGTGGCTTGGCTGCGCAGGGAGGCGCCGTGCTCGCGCGCCGGGGATCCGGATCTGGCGCCTGGATGCCGCGCCGTGGCTCTGGCGGCCTGGATCTGGTGTGTTGGGGTCGCGGCAGTGCTGGGGCGTTGGCGGCCGGGCCCGCGCATGGGAGCTCTGCAGGCAGCAGGGCTCGATCTGGTTTCTGCTGGCCGTGCGGGCGAGGCTGTGGGAGATGAATGGCACCTCGCCTGGTGTTGCATCCTTCTGCTTGGTGGTTCGGTGAGCTCGATGCTGCTTCGGGTGGGAGGTCGTGATGGTGGTGGCTGGAGGGAGAGGAATGGCCTCGCTGCGAGTGTTGCATCCTTCGTCGGGAGATGAATGGCCGGCAGGCGTTGCATCCTCGAGGAGACGAATGGCGTGGTGCTTG
Proteins encoded:
- the LOC123099119 gene encoding F-box protein At5g07610, which codes for MEEADKGEVFERNNKSRLDSHPGTPAGTATACRLTDDLILEILSRIPARSLHRFKCVSVRWRDLIADPANRKKLPQTLAGFLYTTTAGRNRHHFASVSCGAVPFDPSLPYLQPSKYKDMAQVDACNGLLLYLSSSKSMVNPWALAEDDFRFVVCNPATGRWVELPPQPQAPADRFRYNCMAGLAFDPAVSSHFHVFCFEETTVETYMTGVNIYSSRTGAWSRRDGGIVEKVALFFYSKGVFVGGMMYVIGNPKGISNEHVLLGIDMQGKVRRTIPMPYGRRFGTIGSSQGCLLYAASSVDDYNKILVSEIELWCLKDCDSKEMVLKHTASIDELMSMTGEKYRVVGIHPDCDTIFLVSHGGGTLVAYDMQHQKVGCILNLEKNTQRFLPYVPLFSESLADGDGW